The DNA segment GCTGCATCTGAAGCAACAGTAGAAGGAGCTTGTGTAGTAAGACCGTGAGCCGAGGAGCCTGCCCATTGCAAACTGCTGTGCTGGGTTACTTCTGCACCGAAACCATTGGATTTTCACAGGAACCTGAGCtggccacagagagagacagagacagagactactccCATTTCTAAACCCACTGCAGCTCGCTGGACACTGGTTAAAGGAGGTTTTATCCTCGTGTCGTTCGCGATTCATCAAAACTcaaactgtgtgtgtgagagggaaaaATGCAACGGGGCCAAAACTTAACCATTTGCTGCAGTTgaagattttctctctccctctcctctctcctccctccctccctctctctctctttctctctcctcgctctctgtGTCTTGCACTGGACGAAGCTTTACATGGCTGGCAGAGAGTGAtgtttggagagagggaaacaactgGTCATCTCCCAGGGGGTCGGATTCTCATCCATGGGTCTCAGCAAAGCTCGACTGGCGACGGTGCGGCCGACATAGTCTGTCGTGCTTCTGGTACTGTGAACGGAAAATAACTAGCGGGCAGCAGGCAGCATGCGAAGGATGGGTAAGGTGCTTCTGTATATTACTTTTCTGCAGCCTGTGTATCGTTTCATGGTCAGGATCCATTGGGATCCTCATTTAAGTTGCTTGAAATCAGAATGCCCTGATCTCCTTAAAGTTGTGGCCATTATCTATTTCTTAAATACGGTATGTACTGGGAAAGATATATATTTCAATGGAGTTGTTAGTAAAATGCAAACGGGGCTGTGGAGCTGTATCTGAATGATTTATTGGAATAACTTTTCCTATTGCAGGTCTCAGTGTAATTGCACTATTAAGTGGACGAGTTGCAGTATTAGTGATCGCCCCCACCGTCTTATTCAGTATGCTCTCCACGGCTGAACGAGCATGCCCCAACAACTGTCGGTGTCATGGTAAAATAGTGTATTGCGAGTCACTCAGCCTCCAGGAGATCCCCCCGAGCATCTCCCCAGGGTCCCTGGGACTCTCACTCCGCTACAATAGCCTGCAGACACTCAAGTACAACCAGTTCGTGGGGCTCAACCAGCTCACTTGGCTCTACCTGGACCACAACTATATCGGCCTGGTCCACGAGCACGCCTTCAATGGGATCCGCAGGCTCAAGGAGCTCATCCTGAGCTCCAACAAAATCACCGCCCTCTTCAACAACACCTTCCGCCCGGTCACCAACCTGCGCAACCTGGACCTCTCCTACAACCAGTTACAGTCCCTGCAACCCGAGCAATTCCGGGGGCTTCGCAAACTTCAGAGCTTGCACCTGAGGTCCAACAGTCTGAGGACCGTCCCCGTCAGGATATTCCAGGACTGCCGTAACTTGGAGTTCTTGGACCTGGGCTACAACCGCATCCGGAGCCTGGCCCGCAACGCCTTCGCGGGGCTGAGCCGGCTGGTGGAGCTTCACCTGGAGCACAACCAGTTCTCCAAGGTCAACCTGGCTCACTTCCCCCGCCTGCTGACCCTGCGCATCCTCTACCTCCAGTGGAATAAGATCAGCGTGGTCATCCAGGGCATGTCGTGGACCTGGAGCTCCCTGGAGAAGCTAGACCTGTCCGGCAATGAGATCCAGGCAATCGGACCcaatgtgtttcagtgtgtgcccAACTTgcacacactgcacctggactccaACAAGCTGACCACCATAGACCAGGAGATCCTGGAATCCTGGATATCCCTCAATGCTATTAGTCTCTCGGGCAACATGTGGGAATGCAACAGGAACATATGCTCCCTTGTGAACTGGCTCAAGATGTTtaaagggaggagggagaataCAATGATTTGTGCTGGACCGAAGCAACTGCAGGGAGAGCAGGTGATGGAGGCAGTCGATAACTATAATATCtgcattaaaaagcagagaattaCTACACAGGGGACGTCAGGCCTTTCCAAAGTCCAGGCAAAACCTACATTTAAAACAAGACTCCCAAAGGCCAATTCCGAAAGCAAAGCCCAGGCACCTCTTCCAGCCACCAGAACCCCACAGTCCAGCTCTGACTCGGATGAGGTCGAGCCCGTCTCTTTCCACAAGATCATAGCAGGCAGTGTGGCTCTTTTCCTCTCCGTGCTGGTGATCCTGCTTGTGATCTATGTGTCCTGGAAACGGTACCCGGCCAGTATGAAGCAACTCCAGCAACGCTCACTGGGGCGAAGGCGCAGGAAAAAGAAGAGGCAGTCCCTGAGACAAATG comes from the Heptranchias perlo isolate sHepPer1 chromosome 21, sHepPer1.hap1, whole genome shotgun sequence genome and includes:
- the LOC137340213 gene encoding leucine-rich repeat transmembrane neuronal protein 3-like — encoded protein: MRRMGLSVIALLSGRVAVLVIAPTVLFSMLSTAERACPNNCRCHGKIVYCESLSLQEIPPSISPGSLGLSLRYNSLQTLKYNQFVGLNQLTWLYLDHNYIGLVHEHAFNGIRRLKELILSSNKITALFNNTFRPVTNLRNLDLSYNQLQSLQPEQFRGLRKLQSLHLRSNSLRTVPVRIFQDCRNLEFLDLGYNRIRSLARNAFAGLSRLVELHLEHNQFSKVNLAHFPRLLTLRILYLQWNKISVVIQGMSWTWSSLEKLDLSGNEIQAIGPNVFQCVPNLHTLHLDSNKLTTIDQEILESWISLNAISLSGNMWECNRNICSLVNWLKMFKGRRENTMICAGPKQLQGEQVMEAVDNYNICIKKQRITTQGTSGLSKVQAKPTFKTRLPKANSESKAQAPLPATRTPQSSSDSDEVEPVSFHKIIAGSVALFLSVLVILLVIYVSWKRYPASMKQLQQRSLGRRRRKKKRQSLRQMVPTTQEYYVDYKPAHTEATEMLMNGTASCTFNKSGSRECEIPIAMSVSSFLTYDQPTLNYCGAHRGHLAHKQYDMQAQEDTADTHREASPELSTIATVACPGSHIQ